GGAGATTTGCTCGTCGTTGGCAGCGGCGATCTCGCCCAAACTCTGATGAAGCATAAGCTCATCGATGAATATCGACTCTGGGTTCACCCGGTGATTTTGGGCTATGGACAACGATTGTTCAGAGAGGGTAATGAGAGAGCGTCAATGTGCCTCATCGATGTCAAGACATTGAAATCAGGTGTCGTTATTTATACTTACGAGCCTGAGAAATAGAGATTAAAAATATAAACGAAGAGGAGATATATACGATGTATTCAGTTATTTCAAAAGATGGCACATCCATTGCCTATGATCGAGTTGGTCAAGGACCATCACTAATATTTGTAGCGGGAGCATTTAGCTACCGCAAATTTCCCGGACAGGTGCAAATGGCCAACCTGTTGTCAGAGCATTTCACCGTCTACAATTATGATCGCCGCGGCCGTGGCGATAGTGGAGATGCATCAGCCTATTCGATTGAGTGTGAGATCGAAGATCTTCAAGCGATGATTGATGAAGCGGGGGGCTCGGCTCTTGTGTGGGGATTATCATCCGGGGCGATTCTAGCCCTGCAGGCCGCGGCGAGGGGGGCGAATATTCAGAAGCTTGCTCTTCATGAACCCCCCTTTGTCGTTGATGATGCTGGTCATAAACCGCCGAAAGACTTCGCCAAGCAAGTGTCCGCCCTTATGTCCTCGAATCGCCGGAGCGAGACGGTTAAATATTTTATGACCAAGGGAATGGGGGCGCCTTCATTTGTAGTTAGCATGATGCGGGTCATGCCGGGCGTGTGGTCCAATCTAACATCGCTTGCTCATACACTGCCTTACGACGCGGCCCTTTCCGATGGATATATGAATGGCAAGCCTCTACCTCAAAAGCTGTGGGATACCGTTAAGATGCCAACGCTTGTCATTGAAGGAACTGAAAGCCCGGTGGCGCTACGCCATGCTGCCCACGCATTAGCGGATGTACTTCCGAATGCAAGGCTGCTGAGTAAGAAAGGCCTCGGTCATACGAAAAAGCTCAATACGAAGCAGGTTTCATCCGAGCTCGAAGCGTTCTTTAGTACTAAATCATAATCACAGGGAGGAAATAAATATGATTATCAAGAAATCTAATTCAGCTGTGATACGATGGCTTCTGCTAGGTCTCGGCTCCCGCCACAAAATTGAGAACGGAAGCTCTTCAGGTATAAATGAATCAATCTAAGGAGAGATCGACTTATGAGATTTATGATGATTGTAAAAGCAACAACCGATTCGGAGGCAAGGGTTATGCCTAGCCAAGAACTGATTGATGCGATGCAGAAGTATAACGAAGAATTGGTGAAGGCCGGTGTGCTGCTAGCAGCCGATGGTCTAATGCCTAGCTCAAGCGCAATCCGGATTTCTTATCCGGAGCCTGGAGCCAAACCGAAA
The window above is part of the Paenibacillus lutimineralis genome. Proteins encoded here:
- a CDS encoding alpha/beta fold hydrolase; the encoded protein is MYSVISKDGTSIAYDRVGQGPSLIFVAGAFSYRKFPGQVQMANLLSEHFTVYNYDRRGRGDSGDASAYSIECEIEDLQAMIDEAGGSALVWGLSSGAILALQAAARGANIQKLALHEPPFVVDDAGHKPPKDFAKQVSALMSSNRRSETVKYFMTKGMGAPSFVVSMMRVMPGVWSNLTSLAHTLPYDAALSDGYMNGKPLPQKLWDTVKMPTLVIEGTESPVALRHAAHALADVLPNARLLSKKGLGHTKKLNTKQVSSELEAFFSTKS